The Acidobacteriota bacterium genome has a segment encoding these proteins:
- a CDS encoding creatininase family protein, which yields MRLDELRWQEVEKYLERDDRVVLPIGSTEQHGPRGLIGTDAVCPDAIATEAARRAGVLCAPVVAYGMAEHHMAFPGTVSLRPSTYHAMMKDVLRSLHHHGLKRIFVLNGHGGNTAPMQCSLSEICNEIPDLRVQLYCWWQLSEVADLIQELFGEKEGTHGTPSEVSVTMFVKPRVKFAENVPVGGLEGEGVFVNSGMARKLSPTGLYGKADPNLASAEHGERLFECAVRAVVSRLGTWE from the coding sequence ATGCGTCTTGACGAGCTTCGCTGGCAGGAGGTCGAAAAGTATCTCGAGCGCGACGACCGCGTGGTGCTGCCCATCGGAAGCACCGAGCAGCACGGCCCGCGCGGCCTCATCGGCACGGACGCCGTCTGCCCCGACGCGATTGCCACGGAGGCCGCCCGCCGCGCCGGGGTTCTGTGCGCTCCCGTCGTCGCCTACGGCATGGCGGAGCACCACATGGCGTTTCCCGGCACGGTGAGCCTTCGCCCTTCGACCTACCACGCGATGATGAAGGACGTGCTGCGCAGCCTCCACCACCACGGTCTTAAAAGAATCTTCGTCCTGAACGGCCACGGCGGAAACACCGCTCCCATGCAGTGCAGTCTTTCGGAGATATGCAATGAGATCCCGGACCTGCGCGTGCAGCTCTACTGCTGGTGGCAGCTTTCCGAGGTCGCCGACCTTATTCAAGAGCTCTTCGGCGAGAAGGAAGGCACCCACGGCACCCCCAGCGAGGTTTCCGTCACGATGTTCGTCAAACCCCGCGTGAAGTTCGCCGAGAACGTGCCCGTCGGCGGCCTCGAAGGGGAGGGTGTCTTCGTCAACAGCGGGATGGCGAGGAAACTTTCGCCGACGGGCCTCTATGGCAAGGCCGATCCGAACCTCGCCTCCGCCGAGCACGGCGAGCGCCTTTTCGAGTGCGCCGTGCGGGCCGTGGTCTCTCGATTGGGAACGTGGGAGTAG
- a CDS encoding phosphoglucomutase/phosphomannomutase family protein, with protein sequence MACTTDIRFGTSGWRGQIARDFTFENVRRLAWAIGRWLSTQDAALARGGRKTQTEPPAVFIAYDTRHMAEAFALEAARVLAAQGRRVLLAGEPTPTPAVSAFVRAKRLAGAVNFTASHNPCEWQGMKWTTQEGAPAPPETTRAIEALIPKDAKPLLRQGENSIKHVSAKRVYFRALRRAVDFERIRRARLRVAVDAMHGAASGWLDGVLREEGIPHAALRTERDVLFGGSMPDPAPERLRELGRRVRKEGAALGLAADGDADRFGVLDGRGAFVSPNLVVAMLCDYVLRRKGAPARRGLARTVVTTHLVDEVARLHGVEVFETPVGFKHIGEKFLRGEAVAGGEESAGFSTAAHLPEKDGIFAGLLALDMVAREGRPFAALAQDFFSRLGTRRASARRDAHGVLRNGASSLKRKSFAGLRVLGTERVDGVKWRLEGGAWLALRRSGTEPLVRLYAEAPSRAMAEKLLRIGKSLVREDSRAS encoded by the coding sequence ATGGCGTGCACGACGGACATTCGCTTCGGCACCTCGGGCTGGCGTGGGCAGATTGCCCGGGATTTCACGTTTGAGAACGTTCGCCGTCTTGCATGGGCCATCGGACGGTGGCTTTCCACGCAAGATGCGGCGCTGGCACGGGGCGGAAGAAAGACACAGACGGAGCCGCCTGCAGTATTCATCGCCTACGATACGCGCCATATGGCCGAGGCGTTCGCCCTCGAGGCGGCGCGCGTCCTTGCGGCCCAGGGGCGGCGCGTCCTTCTGGCCGGGGAACCGACGCCCACGCCGGCCGTGTCGGCGTTCGTGCGGGCGAAGCGCCTCGCGGGCGCCGTCAATTTCACGGCAAGCCACAACCCCTGCGAGTGGCAGGGGATGAAATGGACCACGCAGGAAGGCGCCCCCGCGCCGCCGGAGACCACCCGGGCCATCGAAGCCCTGATTCCCAAGGATGCGAAGCCCCTCCTGCGGCAAGGCGAGAATTCCATAAAACACGTCTCCGCGAAAAGAGTGTATTTCCGGGCGCTCCGGCGGGCCGTGGATTTCGAAAGAATCCGGCGCGCCAGGCTGCGCGTCGCCGTGGACGCCATGCACGGAGCGGCCTCGGGCTGGCTCGACGGCGTGCTCCGGGAGGAGGGGATTCCGCACGCGGCGCTCCGGACGGAGCGCGACGTGCTCTTCGGCGGCTCGATGCCGGACCCGGCCCCCGAGCGCCTGCGTGAGCTGGGCCGCCGCGTGCGGAAGGAAGGCGCGGCGCTCGGCCTTGCGGCCGACGGTGACGCCGACCGCTTCGGCGTCCTCGACGGGCGCGGCGCGTTCGTCTCGCCAAACCTCGTGGTCGCCATGCTCTGCGACTACGTCCTCCGGCGCAAGGGCGCCCCGGCGCGCCGGGGGCTAGCCCGCACCGTGGTGACGACGCACCTCGTGGACGAGGTGGCGCGGCTGCACGGCGTCGAGGTGTTCGAGACGCCGGTGGGCTTCAAGCACATCGGGGAAAAATTTTTGCGCGGCGAGGCCGTCGCGGGAGGCGAAGAGAGCGCGGGGTTCTCCACCGCAGCCCACCTGCCCGAGAAGGACGGAATTTTCGCCGGCCTCCTTGCGCTCGACATGGTGGCGCGCGAGGGCAGGCCCTTCGCGGCGCTCGCGCAGGATTTCTTCTCCCGCCTCGGAACACGCCGCGCGAGCGCGCGCAGGGACGCCCACGGCGTGCTGCGAAACGGCGCTTCGTCGCTGAAACGGAAGAGCTTCGCAGGGCTGCGCGTCCTCGGCACCGAGCGCGTCGACGGCGTCAAGTGGCGCCTCGAGGGCGGCGCGTGGCTTGCGCTCCGCCGGTCGGGCACCGAACCCCTCGTGCGCCTCTACGCGGAGGCCCCGAGCCGCGCCATGGCCGAAAAACTTCTACGCATCGGTAAATCACTCGTCCGGGAGGACTCGAGAGCATCATGA
- a CDS encoding DEAD/DEAH box helicase, which produces MPDAETLFEHARKTRWRPGEPAGPVVFDLETLRSAQEVGGWENLSKMGMALAVVYYTAQDAYETFHEHEADALAETLLASERVVGFNHVHFDYGVLRGCTDADLSKTRNLDLLLDLKRRLNHRLSLNAVAGATLHAGKSGDGLQSLQWVKEGRLDLVEQYCRKDVEITHRVWRFGVENGYVLYDSRDGVKRVEVEWK; this is translated from the coding sequence ATGCCGGACGCGGAGACGCTCTTTGAGCACGCGAGGAAAACGAGGTGGCGCCCCGGCGAGCCGGCCGGGCCGGTGGTGTTCGACCTGGAGACGCTGCGCTCGGCCCAGGAGGTCGGCGGCTGGGAGAACCTCTCGAAAATGGGGATGGCCCTGGCGGTCGTGTACTATACCGCCCAGGACGCGTACGAGACGTTCCACGAGCACGAAGCGGACGCGCTCGCCGAGACGCTCCTCGCCTCGGAGCGCGTCGTGGGCTTTAACCACGTCCACTTCGACTACGGCGTCCTGCGCGGCTGCACGGACGCGGATTTGTCGAAGACGCGCAACCTCGATCTTCTTCTCGACCTCAAGCGCAGGCTGAACCACCGGCTCTCCCTGAACGCCGTTGCGGGCGCCACGCTGCACGCCGGAAAGAGCGGCGACGGCTTGCAGAGCCTGCAGTGGGTTAAGGAAGGTCGCCTCGACCTGGTGGAGCAGTATTGCAGAAAGGACGTGGAGATTACGCATCGCGTGTGGCGCTTCGGCGTCGAGAACGGCTACGTTCTCTACGATTCGCGCGACGGCGTGAAGCGCGTCGAGGTGGAGTGGAAGTAG
- a CDS encoding transketolase, with product MPPFTDADVKRLEKLAHGFRMDIVRMIHNVGSGHPGGALSCIDMVTALYFHQMRYDPKNPKWEERDRFVLSKGHGCCAQYAALAGLGVFPKEDLMGYRVFGHHIQGHPDMTKTPGIEMSTGSLGQGLSAANGMALGLRLDRSPARSYCIVSDAEMQEGQTWEAALTAAHHKLDNLCALFDHNGLQIDGRIEDIKAIEPILDKWRAFGWHVLDIDGHDMKEILTALDEAEKTKGRPTLIRARTVKGKGVSFMENSVKFHGVAPNDEQFEQAMKELQENAPA from the coding sequence ATGCCCCCGTTCACCGACGCCGACGTCAAGCGCCTCGAAAAGCTCGCGCACGGCTTCCGCATGGATATCGTCAGGATGATCCATAACGTCGGAAGCGGCCATCCCGGCGGGGCGCTCTCGTGCATCGACATGGTCACGGCGCTCTACTTCCACCAGATGCGCTACGACCCGAAGAACCCGAAGTGGGAAGAACGCGACCGCTTCGTGCTCTCGAAAGGCCACGGCTGCTGCGCCCAGTACGCGGCGCTCGCCGGCCTCGGGGTTTTTCCCAAGGAGGACCTGATGGGCTACCGCGTCTTTGGCCACCACATCCAAGGGCATCCCGACATGACGAAGACGCCCGGCATCGAGATGTCCACTGGCTCGCTCGGGCAGGGCCTCTCGGCCGCAAACGGCATGGCGCTCGGCCTGCGCCTCGACCGAAGCCCAGCGCGCTCCTACTGCATCGTGAGCGACGCCGAGATGCAGGAGGGGCAGACGTGGGAGGCCGCCCTTACGGCCGCCCACCACAAGCTCGACAACCTGTGCGCCCTCTTCGACCACAACGGACTGCAAATCGACGGCCGCATCGAGGACATCAAGGCCATCGAGCCCATCCTTGACAAGTGGCGCGCCTTCGGATGGCACGTGCTGGACATCGACGGCCACGACATGAAAGAGATTCTGACGGCGCTCGACGAGGCGGAAAAAACCAAGGGCAGGCCCACGCTCATCCGCGCCCGCACCGTCAAGGGCAAAGGGGTCTCGTTCATGGAGAACAGCGTCAAGTTCCACGGCGTCGCCCCGAACGACGAGCAGTTCGAGCAGGCCATGAAGGAGCTTCAGGAAAATGCGCCGGCTTGA
- a CDS encoding FHA domain-containing protein, whose product MSTPTLCPKCGAEWLMKSPQPEGRPLRCPACGYAFTLSPSPEETTKMRVPVFAEGRPADTLPELEDESALGEMELPSSQLITLEALSGPQKGQKAEVMKTPLTLGRSFGDVGLADGKISRIHASLEVYGERAVVLRDIASTNGTFVNGKLISSARIQDGDTIRIGTMVLMLRVRPRGSS is encoded by the coding sequence ATGAGCACCCCGACGCTGTGCCCGAAGTGCGGGGCTGAGTGGCTCATGAAGAGCCCCCAGCCGGAGGGCCGACCCCTGCGGTGCCCCGCGTGCGGCTACGCGTTCACGCTGAGCCCCTCGCCCGAGGAGACGACGAAAATGCGGGTGCCGGTTTTCGCGGAAGGAAGGCCGGCGGACACTCTCCCGGAGCTGGAGGACGAGAGCGCGCTCGGCGAGATGGAGCTTCCCTCCTCCCAGCTCATCACGCTCGAAGCCCTCAGCGGCCCCCAGAAGGGCCAGAAGGCGGAGGTCATGAAGACCCCCCTCACGCTGGGGCGGAGCTTCGGGGACGTGGGCCTGGCGGACGGGAAAATTTCTCGCATCCACGCGTCGCTCGAGGTCTACGGCGAGCGCGCCGTCGTGCTGCGCGACATCGCCTCGACGAACGGCACGTTCGTGAACGGCAAACTAATCTCCTCGGCGCGGATCCAAGACGGCGACACGATCCGCATCGGCACGATGGTGTTGATGCTGCGGGTGCGACCGAGGGGTTCTTCCTAA
- a CDS encoding tetratricopeptide repeat protein, whose translation MSEETFLRKKALELELAKQYTEAAGLYHKLRMVDKAAYMYEKAGDTQKAVQVLMEAGQTARAISYCRKGGFHRQAAELFETLRDFANAASEWLSAGEPLRAAALYERMDHGERAAKIYFEAGKHLRAARLFEKAKCYADAASAYAAVPVEEIMREVPDLYEQRAVADILEQDGHLEHAAALYTESHSLGAAVFALIQGEHLERAAALCQHATSDVASEIIDQIPRDGQTYLKVAEVFMKAEDASAAARVCEANGNLERAGECYEQGGLFKEAAHSYYKAKAYSRMGSAFEKAGDHTKAAEVFEGAHLYADAARCQEKLQNWLRAGELYFKARDYVHARAALSKIPKSDLTYTKAHVLLQTMAKLKKGGAA comes from the coding sequence ATGTCAGAGGAAACGTTCTTACGCAAGAAAGCGCTTGAGCTCGAGCTGGCCAAGCAATACACCGAGGCCGCCGGCCTCTACCACAAGCTTCGCATGGTGGACAAGGCGGCCTATATGTACGAGAAGGCGGGCGATACCCAGAAGGCCGTCCAGGTTCTCATGGAGGCGGGGCAGACGGCACGCGCCATTTCGTACTGCCGCAAAGGGGGATTCCACCGCCAGGCGGCGGAGCTTTTCGAGACGCTGAGGGATTTCGCAAACGCCGCGTCAGAGTGGCTCAGCGCCGGCGAACCCCTGCGCGCCGCCGCGCTTTACGAGCGAATGGACCACGGCGAGCGGGCGGCCAAGATTTACTTCGAGGCGGGCAAACACTTACGGGCCGCCCGGCTTTTTGAGAAAGCCAAGTGCTATGCCGACGCCGCCTCGGCCTACGCCGCGGTTCCGGTGGAGGAAATTATGAGGGAGGTTCCCGACCTCTACGAGCAGCGCGCCGTTGCGGACATCCTTGAGCAAGACGGCCATCTGGAGCACGCCGCGGCGCTTTACACCGAGAGCCACAGCTTGGGCGCAGCCGTCTTTGCCCTGATTCAAGGCGAGCACCTGGAACGCGCCGCGGCCCTTTGCCAGCACGCCACGTCGGATGTGGCTTCCGAAATCATCGATCAAATTCCCCGCGACGGCCAGACCTACCTCAAGGTGGCCGAGGTTTTCATGAAGGCGGAAGACGCCTCCGCCGCGGCGCGCGTTTGCGAGGCAAACGGCAACCTGGAGCGGGCGGGCGAGTGTTACGAGCAGGGCGGCCTTTTCAAGGAGGCGGCGCATAGTTACTACAAAGCAAAGGCGTATTCCAGGATGGGCTCCGCTTTTGAAAAAGCGGGTGACCATACCAAGGCCGCCGAGGTGTTCGAGGGTGCGCACCTCTACGCCGACGCCGCACGCTGTCAGGAGAAGCTCCAAAATTGGCTGCGCGCAGGCGAGCTGTATTTCAAGGCGCGCGACTACGTCCACGCCCGCGCGGCGCTTTCGAAAATTCCCAAGAGCGACCTCACCTACACGAAGGCGCACGTTCTTCTTCAGACCATGGCGAAGCTTAAGAAAGGGGGCGCGGCGTAG
- a CDS encoding TIGR00266 family protein — translation MHHEIEGVIAQTLHLALDEGETAWAANGSIVSLDEGMEWRLKVPGGVGGALKRSFAGEGVTLTFVESRRDGARAVLGAKHPGKIAVWDLSEGAMLATRGAFMAAVGDVHIGVTVAQRVGAAFFGGAGLFLQEISGKGLVFVHGAGDFLDMRLSAGEKIRVSTGNLAAFADTVDYRIRGVGGCVKMLFGREGVFMTELEGPGRVLLQSLQRVSGAKRAASAAASAAPP, via the coding sequence GTGCACCACGAGATTGAAGGCGTAATCGCGCAGACTCTGCACCTCGCCCTCGACGAGGGCGAGACGGCTTGGGCCGCGAACGGCTCCATCGTGAGCCTCGATGAGGGCATGGAGTGGCGCCTGAAGGTGCCCGGCGGCGTGGGCGGGGCGCTCAAGCGCAGCTTTGCGGGCGAGGGCGTTACGCTCACTTTCGTCGAGTCCCGCCGCGACGGGGCGCGCGCCGTGCTCGGGGCGAAGCACCCGGGAAAGATCGCCGTGTGGGATTTGAGTGAAGGCGCCATGCTCGCAACGCGCGGTGCCTTTATGGCCGCCGTGGGCGACGTCCACATCGGCGTGACCGTTGCGCAGCGCGTCGGGGCCGCGTTCTTCGGCGGCGCGGGGCTTTTTCTGCAGGAGATTTCCGGGAAGGGACTCGTCTTCGTGCACGGCGCGGGCGATTTTCTCGACATGCGCCTTTCGGCGGGCGAGAAAATTCGGGTGAGCACCGGCAACCTCGCCGCCTTCGCCGACACGGTGGATTACCGCATCCGGGGCGTGGGCGGATGCGTCAAGATGCTCTTCGGGCGCGAGGGGGTTTTCATGACGGAGCTCGAGGGCCCGGGGCGGGTGCTCTTGCAGTCCCTCCAGCGCGTCTCGGGGGCCAAGCGGGCCGCGAGCGCCGCCGCGAGCGCGGCCCCCCCTTAG
- a CDS encoding enoyl-CoA hydratase/isomerase family protein translates to TELALACTRRVLSDSPSTRMGFPEILLGLAPGWGGTQRLARLVGLPRALELVLTGKKVAAKQALRIGLADAVFPEAIFLEESLKFIRDEVLPGVKLSARRRTRKAVNHPFVRPLIAAVARRKTMKRTRGHYPAALEAVRLCAKSLSWPIERGLAEEARAVGHLIAGPVCKNLMRLFFLRKEAEKLRIDGAEPPPVERVGVAGAGVMGGGIAQLAAYKGCAVRMKDVREEALAQALRAARGLFEDQQKRHRITSAEAERGLGRIMPTLRYDGFGNTGLVVEAAVERMDVKKQIFSELERVVSRRCVLASNTSALPVTEMARGLRHPECVVGLHFFNPVHKTPLVEVVRGEESSDEAVAAAVSFAQRLGKTPVVVKDSPGFLVNRLLLPYMMEAALMVEEGFSLKAVDEAALDFGMPMGPLALFDEVGIDVAHHVGETMRAAFPGRFAESKLLDVLYGEKHLGKRAGRGFYVHKGSRKRPARLPFAVSGKKPRKEDLVPRLFHPVVNEAARCLEEGVAARPEDVDLAMVMGTGFAPFRSGPLRWAGTVGFSKIVGELERLAERHGARFAPSAALREMAANGKPRA, encoded by the coding sequence ACGGAGCTCGCCCTCGCCTGCACCCGCCGCGTGCTCTCGGACTCGCCCTCGACGCGCATGGGATTTCCGGAAATTCTCCTGGGCCTCGCGCCCGGCTGGGGGGGCACGCAGCGCCTCGCGCGCCTCGTGGGGCTGCCGCGGGCGCTGGAGCTTGTCCTCACGGGAAAAAAGGTAGCGGCGAAGCAAGCGCTCCGCATAGGGCTCGCCGACGCCGTCTTTCCAGAAGCAATTTTTCTCGAAGAATCTTTGAAATTCATCCGCGACGAGGTGCTTCCCGGAGTAAAGCTCTCCGCGAGGCGGAGAACCAGGAAGGCCGTCAACCACCCTTTCGTGCGCCCGCTCATCGCGGCCGTGGCCCGCCGCAAAACGATGAAACGCACGCGCGGCCATTACCCGGCGGCGCTCGAGGCGGTGCGGCTCTGCGCAAAATCGCTCTCGTGGCCAATCGAGCGCGGCCTCGCCGAGGAGGCCCGCGCGGTCGGGCACCTCATCGCGGGCCCCGTGTGCAAGAACCTGATGCGCCTCTTCTTCCTCCGGAAGGAGGCCGAGAAACTGCGCATCGACGGCGCGGAGCCGCCGCCCGTCGAGCGCGTCGGCGTCGCGGGGGCGGGCGTCATGGGAGGCGGCATCGCGCAGCTCGCCGCGTACAAGGGCTGCGCCGTCCGCATGAAGGACGTTCGCGAGGAGGCGCTCGCGCAGGCGCTCCGCGCGGCGCGCGGCCTTTTCGAGGACCAACAGAAGCGCCACCGCATCACGTCCGCGGAGGCCGAGCGCGGCCTGGGCCGCATCATGCCGACGCTGCGCTACGACGGCTTCGGAAATACCGGCTTGGTCGTCGAGGCCGCCGTCGAGCGGATGGACGTCAAGAAGCAAATTTTTTCCGAGCTCGAGCGCGTCGTCTCCCGGCGCTGCGTCCTCGCGTCGAACACCTCGGCGCTCCCGGTCACGGAGATGGCGCGCGGGCTCCGGCACCCGGAGTGCGTCGTGGGGCTCCACTTTTTCAACCCCGTCCACAAGACGCCGCTCGTCGAGGTGGTGCGAGGAGAAGAATCCTCCGACGAGGCCGTCGCCGCGGCCGTCTCGTTCGCGCAGCGCCTCGGCAAGACGCCCGTCGTCGTCAAGGATTCTCCCGGCTTCCTCGTCAACCGCCTGCTCCTGCCCTACATGATGGAGGCGGCGCTGATGGTCGAGGAGGGATTCTCCCTGAAGGCCGTGGACGAGGCGGCGCTCGACTTCGGGATGCCGATGGGCCCGCTCGCGCTTTTCGACGAGGTGGGGATCGACGTGGCGCACCACGTGGGCGAGACGATGCGCGCCGCGTTTCCAGGCCGCTTCGCGGAATCGAAGCTCCTCGACGTCCTCTACGGGGAAAAGCACCTCGGCAAGAGGGCGGGTCGTGGCTTTTACGTCCACAAGGGAAGTCGTAAGCGCCCCGCCCGCCTGCCTTTCGCGGTTTCCGGAAAAAAGCCGCGTAAGGAAGACCTCGTCCCGCGCCTGTTCCACCCCGTCGTGAACGAGGCGGCGCGCTGCCTCGAGGAGGGCGTCGCGGCGCGCCCGGAGGACGTGGATCTCGCCATGGTGATGGGCACGGGCTTCGCGCCGTTTCGGAGCGGGCCGCTGCGCTGGGCCGGGACGGTGGGATTCTCGAAAATCGTCGGGGAGCTCGAGCGCCTAGCCGAGCGGCACGGCGCGCGGTTTGCGCCGAGCGCGGCGCTGCGGGAGATGGCGGCAAACGGCAAGCCCCGCGCTTGA
- a CDS encoding acetyl-CoA carboxylase carboxyltransferase subunit beta, producing EMVYRKEVERLLRVCPKCNFHSQLSAHERLALLCDEGTYEEFDAGIAPTDPLGFEDTKPYKKRLDDYQKRTEALDAAVNAKGYIEGIETVFCVMEYAFMGGSMGSVVGEKVTRAAERALGENFPLVVVSTSGGARMQEGALSLVQMAKISSALGRLHEARLPYISVLTHPTTGGVTASFAMLGDLNIAEPKALIGFAGPRVIEQTIKKELPPDFQRSEFLLEHGMLDMVVERKDLKATLARCLRALLKRSGTEAAAPADT from the coding sequence GAAATGGTCTACCGCAAGGAGGTGGAGCGCCTGCTGCGCGTCTGTCCGAAGTGCAACTTCCATTCCCAGCTCTCCGCGCACGAGCGCCTCGCCCTTCTCTGCGACGAGGGCACGTACGAGGAGTTCGACGCGGGGATCGCCCCGACCGACCCGCTCGGCTTCGAGGACACGAAGCCCTACAAGAAGCGCCTCGACGATTACCAGAAGCGCACGGAGGCGCTCGACGCCGCGGTGAACGCGAAAGGGTACATCGAGGGCATCGAGACCGTTTTTTGCGTGATGGAGTACGCCTTCATGGGCGGAAGCATGGGCTCGGTCGTGGGCGAGAAGGTGACGCGCGCCGCCGAGCGGGCGCTCGGAGAAAATTTCCCCCTCGTCGTCGTGAGCACCTCCGGCGGAGCGCGCATGCAGGAGGGCGCGCTTTCCCTCGTGCAGATGGCGAAAATCTCGTCCGCCCTGGGCCGCCTCCACGAGGCCCGCCTTCCCTACATCTCGGTCCTGACCCACCCGACCACGGGCGGCGTGACGGCGTCGTTCGCGATGCTCGGGGACCTCAACATCGCCGAGCCGAAGGCGCTCATCGGCTTCGCCGGGCCGCGCGTGATCGAGCAGACGATCAAGAAAGAGCTCCCGCCGGACTTCCAGCGCTCCGAGTTCCTGCTCGAGCACGGCATGCTCGACATGGTGGTCGAGCGCAAGGATCTCAAAGCGACGCTCGCGCGCTGCCTGAGGGCCTTACTCAAGCGAAGCGGCACAGAGGCCGCCGCGCCCGCAGATACCTAA
- a CDS encoding sulfatase — protein MGASAYGFGMLAPLLWRAGLGISWQAVLVAGIALAGGAAVLGVARWLLGKFPLLFIKHARRYDVAMAGLLLMAPLLFYSRHAFVVLPPGELAFPAPSSAEKLLPEGAPFLVVLITVDTLRRDHLSLYGYPHNTSPNVDRFFHRGVIFENAVTPKTLTAPAVASILTGVYPRRHHVFTNGQHLADWAVTMAEKFQGAGFCTGAFVSNILLYHPSYKFSQGFQRFVKFDEALLATSYDEARRIVTQALRFMKEQSGPCFVWLHFMEPHDPYTPPAPYDTMFFVDAPYTPLKLSEGQKQRLLGHALWESVPEDLASNPHRWQALYDGEIRYLDSQMAPLFDYLETQPQALVVFTADHGETMDEHRPVFDHGYDCYDACARVPLFFRYATLSGPRRMEHLVSTVDIAPTLYAGAGLAPAPHLDGRNLWPLLQGKTSSPDVPVVWIEGARATRHTQYAARTLEWKLVMEPLLWFRFADAVAGLRFLSMFDWPRTMDYALRSYRSRVYHLTLDPDEQVDVIDQHPETAHRLRTALTAWLKQTSRYRPAFEPPGEPISTQDLSPQEIEILKSHGYLR, from the coding sequence ATGGGCGCGTCCGCCTATGGCTTCGGGATGCTGGCTCCGCTGCTTTGGAGGGCCGGTCTGGGGATAAGCTGGCAGGCGGTGCTGGTAGCGGGAATCGCTTTGGCCGGGGGCGCGGCCGTTCTGGGGGTTGCGCGATGGCTGCTTGGAAAATTCCCCTTGCTTTTTATAAAGCATGCCCGCCGCTACGACGTGGCTATGGCAGGCCTGCTCCTTATGGCGCCGCTCCTGTTCTATTCTCGCCATGCTTTCGTCGTCCTGCCTCCCGGCGAGCTGGCGTTCCCCGCACCGTCGTCTGCGGAAAAACTTCTCCCGGAGGGGGCTCCGTTCCTCGTGGTTCTTATCACGGTGGACACTCTGCGCCGCGACCACCTTTCCCTCTACGGCTATCCTCATAACACCAGCCCGAACGTGGACCGTTTCTTTCATCGCGGCGTGATCTTCGAGAATGCCGTTACCCCAAAAACGCTCACCGCACCGGCGGTCGCCTCGATTTTGACCGGCGTCTATCCCCGCCGCCATCACGTGTTTACCAACGGGCAACACCTTGCGGATTGGGCCGTGACGATGGCGGAAAAATTTCAGGGGGCCGGCTTTTGCACGGGAGCCTTTGTGTCGAACATCCTGCTGTATCACCCTTCGTACAAATTTTCCCAGGGCTTTCAACGTTTCGTGAAGTTCGACGAGGCGTTGCTGGCTACCTCCTACGACGAGGCCCGGCGGATTGTGACCCAGGCCTTGCGATTCATGAAGGAGCAGTCGGGGCCGTGCTTCGTCTGGCTGCATTTCATGGAGCCCCACGATCCCTACACTCCGCCTGCACCCTACGACACCATGTTCTTTGTGGATGCTCCGTACACCCCTTTGAAACTTTCCGAAGGGCAAAAGCAACGCCTCCTGGGCCACGCCCTTTGGGAATCGGTCCCGGAAGATCTTGCATCCAACCCCCATCGTTGGCAAGCGCTCTACGATGGCGAGATTCGCTATCTCGACAGCCAGATGGCCCCCCTTTTCGACTACCTCGAAACCCAACCTCAAGCGCTCGTGGTGTTCACGGCCGATCATGGTGAAACCATGGACGAGCATCGGCCGGTGTTTGACCACGGTTACGACTGTTACGATGCCTGTGCCCGTGTTCCTTTGTTCTTTCGTTACGCAACGTTGTCCGGACCGCGGCGTATGGAACATCTGGTCTCCACGGTGGATATTGCCCCAACGCTTTACGCCGGTGCGGGGTTGGCCCCCGCGCCCCACCTGGATGGGCGCAATTTATGGCCTCTGCTTCAAGGAAAGACGTCTTCTCCCGACGTCCCCGTTGTATGGATTGAAGGAGCGCGCGCCACCCGGCACACGCAGTACGCGGCCCGGACGTTGGAGTGGAAACTGGTCATGGAGCCCCTTCTGTGGTTTCGATTTGCCGATGCGGTCGCCGGGCTGCGTTTTTTGAGCATGTTCGATTGGCCCCGAACGATGGATTACGCGCTTCGCTCGTATCGCTCCCGTGTGTACCATCTGACACTCGATCCCGACGAGCAAGTCGACGTGATCGATCAACATCCCGAAACGGCGCACCGTCTCCGAACGGCGCTCACGGCTTGGTTGAAGCAAACCAGCCGATACCGCCCCGCTTTCGAGCCACCGGGCGAACCCATTTCAACCCAGGATCTGTCACCTCAGGAAATCGAGATACTCAAATCGCACGGTTACCTCCGTTGA